Proteins found in one Actinokineospora alba genomic segment:
- a CDS encoding helix-turn-helix domain-containing protein, translating into MPGIRSTGPIARQANPAGKESSLTLDRGLALLQAVADSDTEAPTISDLATAIGASRAAIYRLLVPLQARGLVRREGSRVRLGLGLLQLAAKVAPQLRIAALPALRALAEQVGATAHLTVADGDEAQAVAVVEPSWTAYHVAYRVGTRHALHKGASGKAIGLRSDEQGWIGTTGELQHGAHGIAAPVLGVPGLRASVGVVTFEPLDGSTVGPKVIAAAAAVAEALK; encoded by the coding sequence ATGCCCGGCATCCGGTCGACCGGTCCGATAGCCCGCCAGGCGAACCCGGCGGGCAAGGAGAGTTCGCTGACCCTCGACCGGGGCCTGGCGCTGCTGCAGGCGGTGGCCGACTCCGACACGGAGGCGCCGACGATCAGCGACCTGGCGACGGCCATCGGCGCCAGCCGGGCGGCCATCTACCGGCTGCTGGTGCCGCTGCAGGCGCGCGGGCTGGTCCGGCGGGAGGGGTCTCGGGTCCGGTTGGGCCTGGGACTGCTGCAGCTGGCGGCGAAGGTGGCTCCGCAGTTGCGGATCGCTGCTCTGCCCGCGTTGCGGGCGTTGGCTGAGCAGGTGGGGGCTACGGCTCACCTGACTGTGGCTGACGGGGATGAGGCTCAGGCGGTGGCCGTTGTCGAGCCTTCGTGGACTGCGTATCACGTGGCTTATCGCGTGGGGACCCGTCATGCGCTGCACAAGGGTGCTTCGGGGAAGGCGATCGGGCTTCGGTCGGATGAGCAGGGGTGGATTGGGACTACCGGGGAGTTGCAGCATGGGGCGCATGGGATTGCCGCGCCGGTGTTGGGGGTTCCTGGGTTGCGGGCGAGCGTTGGGGTTGTGACGTTTGAGCCGCTTGACGGCTCGACCGTCGGACCCAAAGTGATCGCCGCTGCCGCTGCTGTGGCGGAGGCGCTGAAGTAA